TAGGCATTCAGCCCACATTAACACCTGAGAATGTGGACTCACACAAGTAGTATGCTTTATCTGGAGTATTGTCTGCAAATATTCCTGTGTATGTTCATATTTTCActgtgccgtaaaaaaaaaaaaaaaaaaaaaaaaaaaaaaaaaaaaaactttcaataccTCGGTCCACAGAAGAGTTAAGACGAACCATCAaggatttaattttatattttcatttttcttgagGTTCTTTTGTATCTGTACATCACGTTTCCATgtgaattttatgcatatatacatagatagtaaGAAAAAcctttatgtatggcatttatatttaagagaaagcttttaattctgtcaaaacttcagcagtgataATAGTCCTTCAAACActatgaatagatgaatcttatgttaaacaacaagatatatataaagaaaatacaggaattctaaaactatataaagatagtgagaaaattttgattgagaaaggagatagacaggaagactccatctctcctaaattatttacaacaTGCCTGATGCCTGAAAgtagtttttgaaaatttagatagGGAACATATAGGAATTAACATGAATGGAGAATACCTTGACAGcttggcatatgcagatgatggagTTCTGTTTAGTCAATCAAGGAGGGAACtgcaaaatatgaaagaaaaattgaagagaaaaaaaaaaaaacagaaatgtaggactgaaaatgaatataagcaaaactaagataaggtttaaatgaaatgcagagacaacaaataaaggttatgggcgAATCTccagagatagttaatgaatatacattagggcagacagtaagtgttttacccacgacatgaaaccaaaattaaaagaaagaaaatcatGGGATGgcgagcatttggtaaacaaaaagaaattatgaaacttaaaatgccattttctctaagaCGAAAAAAGCATTTAataagatgatcctaccagtattaacttttgcatcagaaacttggagccttaaaacttaagcttgttacaactcaaagagatttggaaagaatattgatgggaataacactcggagagagaaaagaagaaaatggaCACGAGAGCCTACTAAAGCcaaggatattccaacaacatgcaagaaaaagaaatggacgtggacagaacatataatgaaaatgcagAGTAACAGATTAAGATTAAGAGAATGGGTAActggagatttcaaaagaagcaggggaatcaagagaagactatggattgagaAAATAAAGAAGAGTCCGGGTGTGgactgatatacatacatacatatatatactatatatatatatatatatatatatatatatatatatatatatatatatatatacatgtgtgtatatctggggttgttgaatccctttatagagatcaaggtaaaattagagcatggtacaaattatgaggtatgaagttgaatcctaacaaaaattaaagtatgattgtaagtaggtcaaggacagtggttcctcaacatccggatctcagcattgataatgtttctttaactttgtatgacttttagaattgtagatgtgattctcgacagcgaatttacttttgagaaacacattaggtctgtgtcttcttcaactgcaaaaagattggcttattgagaaagtcttttaagatttttggtgatcaatctattctgaagaagtgtttcattccttcattctgccttgtttcgagtattgttctcctgtctggtcttcagcagctgattctcattttaatttgttggactggaactttcggtctattaaatttcttattcatgatctaaatattgatttctggcaccgtcgttcaattagttcattattcatgttacataagattttataaattctgaccatcctttacattcagatcttcctggacagttccatactgttcgtaatactaggcatgtagttaattctaatagttaggcattctcaatcatgaggctcaatactacacagtattatagaaattttattccagctgtgatcaagttgtggaatgatcttcctaatcgggtagttgaatcagtagaactagaaaaggtcaaacttgcagcaaatgtttttatgttgaacaggctgatatacgtccttttatagtttatatatgaaatacctgttttaatgttgttaatgttttcaaaatattttattttaattgttcattacttatttatttccttatttccttccctcaatgggctattttccccgttggagctcttgggcttttagcatcttgctcgataataataataataataataattataataataataataataataataataataataataatattaataataataatagggtcggAAAAATAGCAGTCAAatgaaaactgaaaatgaaacccACGACATGACAAAGGATATTTCTGAAGCCTCTGTCCTTCAGTGGACAAGAaattgctgtatttgttgttgttgtacattacatataaatataagtgtatatatatgtatacatatatatatatatatatatatatatatatatatatatatatatatatatatatatatatactgtatatatatatatatatactcatatttatttgtgtgtatatatatacatatatatgtatatatacatatatatattatatatatacctatatatatatgtatatatatgtatatatatatatacatataggtatatatatacatacatatatatatatatatatagctatatatacacatacatatatatatgtatatatatagatataaatatactgtatatatgtacatatacctatatatatacagtaaatatatatatgtatatatatacatatttatacatatatatatatatatatatatatatatatatatatatatatatatatatatatatatgtgtgtgtgtgtgtggatagaaatatattgtacacatatttatatatatatatatatatatatatatataaatatatatatatataatcaatatatatatatatacatatttatacatgtatatacatatatacagtatatatgtgtatatatatatatatatatatatatatatatatatatatatatatatacatcgataaatTCACAGTTCTTCTTCCCCCTGTTCCACAAAGCCAGCGActctataaaaacaaaattataaacctAGTAAAAAACGCTCTTCTAAATTGCCTAAGAATTCCACTGGCTTACGCAAACTGGTTGTAGTAGGAAAGTAATCTTAGAAGTGGGATTTCCTCTTTCTGTAAAACCGAGTCTGGGTAGAAAAAAGAAAGTTcgagtttccaataggccatttaTTTCATCGCGTGATAATTGCTTATTATTTTCATTGTCTAAATAGATTACCCTTGTCACTATACAAGGGATTAAACACTGAACGCTACTGAAATCAAGCGGTTGAAAAAGATCATTCGCTTATCCTTCATAcgttgttgaattttctttttcttggaaGAATGACAACAGCAGAAGCCAGATCGTAGCAGACGTTTTTCATAAGGGTAACGTTTGTATATAAGACCCAGCGTCCTCCGTCTCTGGACACCCAAGTCATTACTGTGCCAGCAGAATCATCTTCTTGGTTAACGTATTCAACAGGTAAGAGATAGAAAGCTTTCAATTTCAATCAGTCAAATAACGATACGTTAGTACTTAGCAAAGCGAAAGCGTTAAGAATCAAGATGTGACATAAAGAACTATAACTCCTAATTAGTCATAATAATCAACAGCTTGATGATAGTGTAAAGTTTTACTGGCATGATATTTTAGGCTCTAATGAGTTACCTAAGTTGTTCCCAAATATTTCTCAGAAATAGTAGATAAATTTGGATCTATGTACAAAAAGAGATAGTTTGAcctgaatactttttttttatataataatagagGTATAATGCTAAACCAAAGGTCCCATCTATAGCTCAACAATGCCTTTTGATTTTATTTCACTCTATTCCAATTGTAACTAATTTGTTAAATGTTATAGTTGACTTGAAGATTTCATCCTTCAGTGCAGAGCTATATCTTGGGGTAACCATTAATTACTCAGCAACATGAGAAGgcagattcttttttcttttaataaactaaTAAAGTAACAGTAGGTTTTGAATTACAATGATcttgataataatagtgatggatATTAATTATTTTCCAGAATGATTGGACAGTCAACTCTCCTCGTGGCAGCTGCCTTTTGCGTCTTGGCAACAGCTCTTCCAGGACACCTGCATGGAGGAGCAGGTTTAGGAGCTGGACATCTTGGAGGCGTTGGTGTTGGAGTTGGACATCTTGGAGGAGCAGGTTTAGGAGTTGGACATCTTGGTGGTGTTGGTGTTGGCTCTGGACTTATTGGAGGAGTGGGTGTTGGAGGCGCCAACTACAATCCAGCTCACTATCCAGACATTGTTCCAGGTTACCCATTCCAGCAGTCTTACCCTGGAAAAGGATTCGGAGGATGTGCCAACTGGTGCCGTAGCTCATACCAGAACAACTACTACTGCTGCACAAGAACGTCTTACGCTGGATAAGGCACAAGATATTTTATAACCATTAATCATGTCCAACCATCAACATTAAGATAATATTCATTTCATGTTACTTAATTTCTTACTCATTTTGAACCTCTGTggatttttaatgttaataatgtcccaataaaatcttttaatgtgtttatgttgaacttTCAATATGTATTTCCTGATTCCTTAAAGATATTCTTCAAGAGAAAACATAAATGTATAAGACtgaagaaataattactaatgtaaGCGATTTCTCCCAAAATATACCatgaacttgaaaatattaattataaaacacaAATTCAAAAGACTTGAACTACAAAAAGAGATTAAATACAAGCAGTATCAGACACAGCAAACCCCGCCCCTCACACTTGAACCTTCATATAAACACTACAATTGCTCTAAATGTTTTCGTAGAGTTGCACTATCCGTCAATAATAATAAACGAGTGTGAATCTGAACTTGCTGAAATCAGTTGATGGTGAATTTCACCTTTCAAGGTaacataaggtcaaaggtcatggtgtaaTTTCAAACGTTATCATGTGGTTTTTTATCTGTCAATAATATTAAATGGTTTATATCTGTATTTGCTTGAGACTTATGGCTTTCTGAAATTTGGTGACATTAGAAACTCGATCCTCTTGAACTTTGAACCAATCTTCAAAACAACGCATTTTCACTACTTTGATATAAAGAATCATATTTTCTGGACCAGAaggtgaagatttttttctttatttcaagtaaATCGAGTAATATCTGACGGAATTATGggaaaaaaaaagtgattctgATCTTTTAGGTcactgtgaccttaaccttgactatGAAGTCCAAATATCAATGTGGTCTATTGTGTGTCACAGTGCATTTCTCCTGAATATTTCAAGTAAATCCATCTAGTAGTTTTACTGTAAAATTGTTAACAGAGAaagaaatacacaaacaaacaaacgcaaagACAAAATAATATACCAAATACTAAATCCCTCATCCACCTCTCGGGCGAGGGCCCAGAGCCTATAGAGCCACTTGTTGATTCATCAGCATCCATTGACCACTTGTCcatcctggtcctagtttgatgaagagtgggctttggcactgatcataatgTACAGTATAACACAGTTTAGTGTCTCTGGGGCAGTGTCctgccccttgcctatgccattcataagtAACCTAATACCAGAAGTCGCAGTATTCAGAACAGGACCATGAATGTTCAGACGAGTGAGAAGGAGCCAACCTGTTGTGCTACTTCATGTCAGAAAGGAACTTTGCCTTTATTATTcaacaaaggtagtaaatcatgtgttaggataggaaatgaagtgagtgattggtttccggtgagagtggggctgagacagggatgtgtgatgtcgccatgaatGTTTCACTTGTATGTtgacggagtggtgagagaggtgaatgctagagtgctaggacgaggattgaaactggtagacaagaatgatcatgaatgggaggaaaatcagttgttgtttgccaatgatactgtactggttgcagacgcggaagagaagcttggccgattagtgacagaatttgggaggatatgttagagaaggaagttgggagttaatgtgggtaagagtaaggttatgagatgtacgagaagggagggtggtgcgaggttgaatgttttgttgaaaggagagttacttgaggaggtggatcagtttaagtacttggggtctgttgttgcagcacatagtgtagtggaagcagatgtacgtcagatagtgaatgaaggatgcaaagtgttgggggcagtgaagggagtggtaaagaatagagggttgggcatgaatgtaaagacagttctgtatgaaaaagtgattgtgccaactgtgatgtatggatcggagttgtgggaatgaaagtgacggagagacagaaattgaatgtgtttgaggtggagtgtctaaggagtatggctggtgtatctcgagtagatagggttaggaacgaagtagtgagggtgagaacgggtgtaagaaatgagttagcagctacataggatatgaatgtgttgaggtggtttggccttgttgagagcatagaaaatggttgtctgctaaacaaggtgatgaatgcaagaattgatgggagaagtacaagaggaaggccaaggtttgtgtagatggatggcgtgaagaaagctctgggtgataggaggacagatgtgagagaggcaagagagcatgctagaaatagaaatgaatggaaagcgattgtgacgtagttccagtaggccctgctgcttcctccggtcgccttggatgaccacggaggcagcagcagtaggggattcagcgttatgaagcttcatctgtggtggataacgggggagggtgggcagtggcaccctagcagtaccagccaaactcggttgagtcccttttcaggctggaaggaacgtagagaggaaacgtcccctttttttcatttgtttgatgtcggctacccccaaaaattgggggaagtaccttggtatatgtatgaatgtataaatactAATATCTACTTATTAATTCTTCCAAAAAATTCAGTTTTTTTCCAAGTTTGTTTATCTTCCAGTTACTATAATTACTGAAATCTAACAtaacatttacggtttttttttttccatttatttatctatttttgtttttttataaaaataagctATTTTTTTACGGGGGCTGTAACAGGATTTTTGGCTGGATTAATCTACATATGGTTTCAGGTCTGAATAAATATTGCTAATTATTAATGACAGTTTTGACTGAAAATTATCATTTCTTGTAATTTGtgaatacaaaaataaatgaaCCATGAGAGCAACTACCAATCAGAGacttcagacctccaccaatgaatattgccaacatttacctAAAGTCTACGGAGATCACCCCCTCTTTTCATATGCTGACAGTACAGTAAATGGTGCAAAgtgtaatgttgatccagaatcccGATATGATCCGTATCATcttcaaaatttcatggtttctttcgatgcataatatctatccattgttaaaatctgGTGAAAATCAAATGTCGCCATTTATTTTGGCGTaatatttaaaattgtgaaaaatgcaaatggatctagaatccggatccactaccggatcatctccaaatgttgTAGTCGTGTATGGGCTCAAATCTATCTGTAgcgaaaatttcgtaaaaatccatcagtttgttttgacattatctttaaaagggcgaaaatacaaatctggatctcggatccggatctggatatctccaaaatctaatggggtcgtAAAAGACGTAATATAAATCGacggtgagaatttcgtcaaaatctgtcaagtagttttgacgtaatcctgttcacagacaaatCCAGTCCAGAGACagacaaatcaataaataaataaaccggatCGAAAATattacctccttggcggaggttatAATCACGTTTAGTGGTTACGAAGAAAACACATAAATGACTTTGATTTAAGgggagtaatttatatatatatatgtatatatataactatatatatatatatatatatatatatatatatatatatatatatatttatatatatatatatatatatatatatttatataaatatatttatatatatatatataatatatatatttatatatatatatatatctatatatatatacctatatatatatatatatatatatatatatatatatacatgagtaaacgcacacatgtatactgtactgtatatatatatatatatatatatatatatatatatatatatatgtatatatatatatatatatatatatatatatatatatatatatatatacagtatatgtgagtgtgtgtatgtgtttcatgagagagagagagagagagagagagagagagagagagagagagagagagagagagagagagaattactaattTACGAGTTAATATTTTGTTTCTAAGAAACCGATGCAAGCCGCAGAAGATGCACAGCACCAAGATCATCTCTACATCACACTTTTGTTCTGTTGCTTAATAACTTTCGGGGCGACGAGACGCAAAAACTGGCGCGAACCGGCTACTGTAGGAAGGGAATCCTGGAAATGGAGTTCCCGAATCCCTTCTTTCGTAACAAGAgccgcaagaagaagaagaaagctcgAGTTTGAGGTTAGTCATGTTTCATAGATTGACAATTAGTTTTTCATATGAATCGAACGTCTCCTCTGCTATGCAAGCAAGGCTTCAGcgtaaatgaataatgaaaataaatataaaatcctgGATCGTGAATTATCGTTCCAGCCAAAGTGTAACCTTTCTAAGAAGAAGATCGAGAGCGTAAAACCGGTATTCAAAGACGTTTTTAGTTACTCCAAcgtttgtatataaaggtgaggcGTCTGCCTTATATCGTCATTTTAAGCCATTGTCAGGGCGCCAGCAGTAGCTCTTCTGATACTTAGTTAATCCAGCAGGTAAGGGGAAGAATAACTCTTTTCATCTGTCGAAAAGATTAGCTTTATTATCACTTCTTATGATAAACCTGGAGACTTGATATTTTTGTCACATTTGACAAAGGAAATACTAACTTGACAAAACAGGTATTAGCTTGATTCATGTAATATTTTAGATCATACGTTATTTTGGATCAATTTTTAAGTGGAAACACAATACAATCCTTCAATATATTCTTTAAAGTCTTTTCAAAGACAAGGTTGACCAATCTAATGCTTTAAAAGGCTTAAAATAACATAATCAAATCTATCTAGAAACCAACATTTGCTTTTAGCGTCATATACAAATAACCATAATTATTTTGTAAACAGCTAGAAAATTCCATATGCATTCTGAGATATTCTCACAAAACATCATTTTCTAAAACTCAAAGTCATGTTACTAGTTTCTTATTCAGGAATTCATTGATAGATTGTAAACGTAAATATTCATAAAATcataaatgaactttgctttccaGAATGATTGGACAATCAACTCTCCTCGTGGCAGCTGCCTTTTGTGTATTGGCAACAGCTCTTCCAGGACACCTGCACGGAGGAGCAGGTTTAGGAGTTGGAAATCTTGGAGGAGCAGGTTTAGGACTTGGACATCTTGGAGGTGCTGGTGTAGGAGTTGGACATCTTGGAGGTGCTGGTGTAGGAGTTGGACATCTTGGAGGTGCTGGTGTAGGAGTTGGACATCTTGGAGGAGCTGGTATTGGATCTGGACTTATTGGAGGAGTGGGTGTTGGAGGTGCCAACTACAACCCAGCTCACTACCCAGACATCGTTCCAGGATTCCCCTTCCAGCAGTCTTACCCTGGAAAAGGATTCGGAGGATGTGCCAACTGGTGCCGTAGCTCATACCAGAACAACTATTATTGCTGCACAAGAACTTCCTATGCCGGATAAGGCACTGGAAAGCTACCAGAACCCACAGGATTAAACATAAGAGTGAATAGAATTGATTTTTACTATTTGTTTCATGTATTCATGAAATAATTTATCTActgatttttcttaataaaaaattaaaGTGATATTTCTAGAACTATTATTTCTCCAGTCAAATATGAACTCTTTCCCAATATCCTTATTTCACCTAACATATCTTATATACTTCTTGGAACACTTAAGATGgggaaaaaaatgatgaaatactGGATTATGAATTAAATATTAGAATGTCTCAAAATGGTTGAAACTGGAAATTTGTAACAAATATCTTAAACTTTATTACATTGGAGACATGTCAACATCCTTTTTTTGTAAACTATTagaaataaactaaattaaaaaaaaaaaaactttaaattagaAAAAGCTAATCCAGTTCCAATGTAGGCTACTTTGCATTCCTAAATGTGACAAATGTAACTGAAAACTCAAATGTTCGAGACATCAGGTTGAGCCTGTTAGCAACCTATATGAAAAATTGATGTGTTCAAAGCCTCTCGGATACCCAGGGACAACATTGCAATGGTCAGGCCTCTCAGAAACTGAGATACAACATTGCAATGTTCAGGACTCTCAGAAACCGAGGTTCAATATTGCAGTGTTTAAAACATATCAGAAACCAATATGGATCATTACAATGCTCAAAACAATGGCCAAAACATATTAGAAACCAGCGTGTAGCCCTGGAATATTTCTAATAATCTAAATATCTCAGACACCAACTTGCAACATTACAATTTTCAAAGCATATCAGAAAAGAGGTGCAATATTCATGATGTTCAAAGCATTTTAGAAACCAACGTCTGAATCATCTTAGAAACTGAGGTGCAACGTTGCAATGTTCAATGAATGTCAGAAACTAATGAGTATCGTAATATTCAAAGCATTTCAGAAACCAATACGTAACACTATAATGTTCATTTATTTAGCCTTTATAAATATTCCTCTGATTGAGAAATCATCACTAACTCTGTCTTCTAACCATTCATCGCTTTTTGTTGAAGAAACATAGacaaaatatcttaattttcctttctatcaaAATCTCCCCAAAAGTCTGCAATGTATAATACATGCCATCCGAAATGACCTCACCTGACACCTGATTAATAGGATAAGAGCTACGCCCACAGAAACACCTGAAGATATGGGTTCACGCAAGCATTTTCttttgtttggagtattgttctgcaaatatctgtatgtatatttgcACCGTATTTGATTAAAGAAAACCTCCCtccataaatcagtcctctgaagaagtaagacgaactATACAGGACTCAATCTTCTATTTTCAAAAGGGGATAATGATTGACAATCATTCACTGAATTCTTTTAATAAAAGATCCTCTGAAGAAATAATCTTAACCAaattccccaccccccccccctccccaccaccacactttttttttttttaccaattcccttttgaataatatttcacatTTCCTTAATGATTGAGTTTACAGATCTAGTGTAAACCCAATGAGAACTTATCCTGAATAAGTGCTTCTCCTGCAGCAGTAGTAGTTGCCCTGAAGAGCACTGTGGCACCAAGAGGGACATCCAGCGAAGCCACTTCCAGGATTGTAAGACAAGAACGGGAATCCTGGAATGATGTTTGGGTACAGAGCTGGATTGTAGGAGGCGACTCCGACGTTCCCGGTTCCAGCAAGTCCACTAGAGAGCCCTCCAAGATGTCCAGTCCCAATGGAGACACCTCCAAGATGACCTGCTCCAAGATGGCTAGAGCCTAGATGACCAGCTCCACGATGGCCAACTCCAAGATGACTAGAGCCTAGATGACCAGCTCCAAGATGGCTAAAGCGTAGATGACCAGTTCCAACACTGCTAACTCCAACATGGCTAGACCCTAGATGACCAGCTCTTAGATGGCTAGACCCTAGATAACCACCTCCAAGATGGCTAGACCCTAGATGACCATCTCCATGATGGCTAGACCCTAGATGACCAGCTCTTAGATGGCTAGACCCTAGATAACCACCTCCAAGATGGCTAGACCCTAGATGACCAGCTCCAACATTGCTAACTCCAACATGGCTAGCCCCAAGACCGGTTCCCGCATGGCCTGCTCCAACACTGACGCCTCCAAGATGTCCAAGACTTCCAAATCCACCTGAAATTCCTGAAAGTCCACCATGGCTTCCAAGCAAACCTCCTGCAATAGCCGAGGCTATGGAGCAAATAGCTACTGCTAAGAGGAGAACAGATCGTCCACACATTCtagaaaagtaaaattaataaacgATTTATTTTACTTTGCTTACTCAGGGGGAATAATTGATTATAATGGATTACTTAATTTTCATTATTCCCAATAAATAGTAACAAAATATTTCGTATCTAAATTGACTGTTGTGTAAGGACACAATATACCGAAATTATATCTTTTAATAGAAGTAAAGAAATGCATCGAAACAACATTGCCTTCTGGATAAAAGTAACTTaacatatgataattattattattattattactagctaagctacaaccctagttagaaaagcaagatgctataaggcctacgactccaacagggaaaacta
The DNA window shown above is from Palaemon carinicauda isolate YSFRI2023 chromosome 29, ASM3689809v2, whole genome shotgun sequence and carries:
- the LOC137622783 gene encoding elastin-like, with amino-acid sequence MIGQSTLLVAAAFCVLATALPGHLHGGAGLGAGHLGGVGVGVGHLGGAGLGVGHLGGVGVGSGLIGGVGVGGANYNPAHYPDIVPGYPFQQSYPGKGFGGCANWCRSSYQNNYYCCTRTSYAG
- the LOC137622784 gene encoding chorion class A protein L11-like, which translates into the protein MIGQSTLLVAAAFCVLATALPGHLHGGAGLGVGNLGGAGLGLGHLGGAGVGVGHLGGAGVGVGHLGGAGVGVGHLGGAGIGSGLIGGVGVGGANYNPAHYPDIVPGFPFQQSYPGKGFGGCANWCRSSYQNNYYCCTRTSYAG
- the LOC137622563 gene encoding uncharacterized PPE family protein PPE62-like, with product MISAFAEIVRCVIVRHVAVIKLWNDLPNRVVESVELQKMCGRSVLLLAVAICSIASAIAGGLLGSHGGLSGISGGFGSLGHLGGVSVGAGHAGTGLGASHVGVSNVGAGHLGSSHLGGGYLGSSHLRAGHLGSSHHGDGHLGSSHLGGGYLGSSHLRAGHLGSSHVGVSSVGTGHLRFSHLGAGHLGSSHLGVGHRGAGHLGSSHLGAGHLGGVSIGTGHLGGLSSGLAGTGNVGVASYNPALYPNIIPGFPFLSYNPGSGFAGCPSWCHSALQGNYYCCRRSTYSG